The following coding sequences are from one Macaca mulatta isolate MMU2019108-1 chromosome 7, T2T-MMU8v2.0, whole genome shotgun sequence window:
- the LOC715289 gene encoding golgin subfamily A member 6-like protein 9 isoform X4, protein MMSEKTRQGKFTAAKKKLKEYWKRKSPGVPAGANRKKKINGSSPDTAAFGGYHSPADSATGVYGEGPVSSSTLKDLEVRTLKEEKKREIHRVQKLGRSLFKLKHQRAEPQAPDPPAGPSEVEQLQDETKHLRKELESLGRQLQAEVENNQMLNLLNRRQEERLQEQEERLHEQEERLSGQEERIREQEERIREQEERIHEQEERLWEQKWLPEQERLLEQVEKLLEQERWQEEQERLLEQVEELLEQERLREQDERLREQERLLEQVEKLLERERRQEEQKRLLEEEQLLDQVEEMLEQERLREEDQRLWEQETLRELERMLELGWEALYEQQAEPHSSFEELNNENKSALQLEPQVKELKMLGELKDTKRWRRTSGQ, encoded by the exons ATGATGTCAGAAAAAACACGACAGGGAAAATTCACCGCAGCCAAGAAAAAG TTAAAAGAATATTGGAAGAGGAAGAGCCCTGGCGTTCCAGCAGGAGctaacaggaaaaagaaaatcaatggcAGTAGCCCTGACACAGCCGCTTTTGGTGGTTACCACTCACCTGCGGAT TCAGCAACAGGTGTCTACGGGGAGGGCCCTGTGTCATCTTCTACCCTGAAAGATCTAGAG GTTCGCACattgaaggaggagaagaagcgTGAGATACATCGGGTACAGAAGCTTGGGAGGAGCTTGTTCAAACTCAAACACCAGAGGG CTGAACCCCAGGCCCCAGATCCCCCAGCAGGGCCCTCTGAGGTGGAACAGCTGCAAGATGAGACCAAACACCTAAGGAAGGAGCTGGAGAGTCTGGGAAGACAgctccaggctgaggtggaaaaCAATCAGATGTTGAATCTCCTGAACAGGAGACAGGAGGAGAGGctgcaggagcaggaggagaggctacatgagcaggaggagaggctatctgggcaggaggagaggatacgtgagcaggaggagaggatacgtgagcaggaggagaggatacatgagcaggaggagaggctaTGGGAGCAGAAGTGGCTGCCAGAGCAGGAGAGGCTCTTGGAGCAGGTGGAGAAGCTATTGGAACAGGAGAGGTGGCAGGAGGAACAGGAGAGGCTGCTGGAGCAGGTGGAGGAACTGTTGGAACAGGAGAGGTTGCGGGAGCAGGATGAGAGACTGCGGGAGCAGGAGAGGCTGCTGGAGCAGGTGGAGAAGCTTTTGGAACGGGAGAGGCGACAGGAGGAGCAGAAGAGGCTGCTGGAGGAGGAGCAGCTGCTGGACCAAGTGGAGGAGATGCTGGAACAGGAGAGGCTGCGGGAGGAAGATCAGAGGCTGTGGGAGCAGGAGACACTGCGGGAGCTGGAGAGGATGCTGGAGCTGGGGTGGGAAGCCCTCTACGAGCAGCAGGCGGAGCCACACAGCAGCTTCGAGGAGCTG aacaatgagaacaagaGCGCACTGCAGTTGGAGCCGCAAGTAAAGGAGTTGAAGATGCTGGGCGAGCTGAAAGACACG AAGAGATGGAGGAGGACATCTggacagtga
- the LOC715289 gene encoding golgin subfamily A member 6-like protein 9 isoform X1, producing the protein MMSEKTRQGKFTAAKKKLKEYWKRKSPGVPAGANRKKKINGSSPDTAAFGGYHSPADSATGVYGEGPVSSSTLKDLEGPFALCFGQVRTLKEEKKREIHRVQKLGRSLFKLKHQRAEPQAPDPPAGPSEVEQLQDETKHLRKELESLGRQLQAEVENNQMLNLLNRRQEERLQEQEERLHEQEERLSGQEERIREQEERIREQEERIHEQEERLWEQKWLPEQERLLEQVEKLLEQERWQEEQERLLEQVEELLEQERLREQDERLREQERLLEQVEKLLERERRQEEQKRLLEEEQLLDQVEEMLEQERLREEDQRLWEQETLRELERMLELGWEALYEQQAEPHSSFEELNNENKSALQLEPQVKELKMLGELKDTEHLEATSQQKQQLKPG; encoded by the exons ATGATGTCAGAAAAAACACGACAGGGAAAATTCACCGCAGCCAAGAAAAAG TTAAAAGAATATTGGAAGAGGAAGAGCCCTGGCGTTCCAGCAGGAGctaacaggaaaaagaaaatcaatggcAGTAGCCCTGACACAGCCGCTTTTGGTGGTTACCACTCACCTGCGGAT TCAGCAACAGGTGTCTACGGGGAGGGCCCTGTGTCATCTTCTACCCTGAAAGATCTAGAG GGCCCTTTCGCCCTGTGCTTTGGACAGGTTCGCACattgaaggaggagaagaagcgTGAGATACATCGGGTACAGAAGCTTGGGAGGAGCTTGTTCAAACTCAAACACCAGAGGG CTGAACCCCAGGCCCCAGATCCCCCAGCAGGGCCCTCTGAGGTGGAACAGCTGCAAGATGAGACCAAACACCTAAGGAAGGAGCTGGAGAGTCTGGGAAGACAgctccaggctgaggtggaaaaCAATCAGATGTTGAATCTCCTGAACAGGAGACAGGAGGAGAGGctgcaggagcaggaggagaggctacatgagcaggaggagaggctatctgggcaggaggagaggatacgtgagcaggaggagaggatacgtgagcaggaggagaggatacatgagcaggaggagaggctaTGGGAGCAGAAGTGGCTGCCAGAGCAGGAGAGGCTCTTGGAGCAGGTGGAGAAGCTATTGGAACAGGAGAGGTGGCAGGAGGAACAGGAGAGGCTGCTGGAGCAGGTGGAGGAACTGTTGGAACAGGAGAGGTTGCGGGAGCAGGATGAGAGACTGCGGGAGCAGGAGAGGCTGCTGGAGCAGGTGGAGAAGCTTTTGGAACGGGAGAGGCGACAGGAGGAGCAGAAGAGGCTGCTGGAGGAGGAGCAGCTGCTGGACCAAGTGGAGGAGATGCTGGAACAGGAGAGGCTGCGGGAGGAAGATCAGAGGCTGTGGGAGCAGGAGACACTGCGGGAGCTGGAGAGGATGCTGGAGCTGGGGTGGGAAGCCCTCTACGAGCAGCAGGCGGAGCCACACAGCAGCTTCGAGGAGCTG aacaatgagaacaagaGCGCACTGCAGTTGGAGCCGCAAGTAAAGGAGTTGAAGATGCTGGGCGAGCTGAAAGACACG GAGCACCTGGAAGCTACCAGCCAGCAGAAACAGCAGTTAAAGCCAGGTTGA
- the LOC715289 gene encoding golgin subfamily A member 6-like protein 9 isoform X3, whose protein sequence is MMSEKTRQGKFTAAKKKLKEYWKRKSPGVPAGANRKKKINGSSPDTAAFGGYHSPADSATGVYGEGPVSSSTLKDLEVRTLKEEKKREIHRVQKLGRSLFKLKHQRAEPQAPDPPAGPSEVEQLQDETKHLRKELESLGRQLQAEVENNQMLNLLNRRQEERLQEQEERLHEQEERLSGQEERIREQEERIREQEERIHEQEERLWEQKWLPEQERLLEQVEKLLEQERWQEEQERLLEQVEELLEQERLREQDERLREQERLLEQVEKLLERERRQEEQKRLLEEEQLLDQVEEMLEQERLREEDQRLWEQETLRELERMLELGWEALYEQQAEPHSSFEELNNENKSALQLEPQVKELKMLGELKDTEHLEATSQQKQQLKPG, encoded by the exons ATGATGTCAGAAAAAACACGACAGGGAAAATTCACCGCAGCCAAGAAAAAG TTAAAAGAATATTGGAAGAGGAAGAGCCCTGGCGTTCCAGCAGGAGctaacaggaaaaagaaaatcaatggcAGTAGCCCTGACACAGCCGCTTTTGGTGGTTACCACTCACCTGCGGAT TCAGCAACAGGTGTCTACGGGGAGGGCCCTGTGTCATCTTCTACCCTGAAAGATCTAGAG GTTCGCACattgaaggaggagaagaagcgTGAGATACATCGGGTACAGAAGCTTGGGAGGAGCTTGTTCAAACTCAAACACCAGAGGG CTGAACCCCAGGCCCCAGATCCCCCAGCAGGGCCCTCTGAGGTGGAACAGCTGCAAGATGAGACCAAACACCTAAGGAAGGAGCTGGAGAGTCTGGGAAGACAgctccaggctgaggtggaaaaCAATCAGATGTTGAATCTCCTGAACAGGAGACAGGAGGAGAGGctgcaggagcaggaggagaggctacatgagcaggaggagaggctatctgggcaggaggagaggatacgtgagcaggaggagaggatacgtgagcaggaggagaggatacatgagcaggaggagaggctaTGGGAGCAGAAGTGGCTGCCAGAGCAGGAGAGGCTCTTGGAGCAGGTGGAGAAGCTATTGGAACAGGAGAGGTGGCAGGAGGAACAGGAGAGGCTGCTGGAGCAGGTGGAGGAACTGTTGGAACAGGAGAGGTTGCGGGAGCAGGATGAGAGACTGCGGGAGCAGGAGAGGCTGCTGGAGCAGGTGGAGAAGCTTTTGGAACGGGAGAGGCGACAGGAGGAGCAGAAGAGGCTGCTGGAGGAGGAGCAGCTGCTGGACCAAGTGGAGGAGATGCTGGAACAGGAGAGGCTGCGGGAGGAAGATCAGAGGCTGTGGGAGCAGGAGACACTGCGGGAGCTGGAGAGGATGCTGGAGCTGGGGTGGGAAGCCCTCTACGAGCAGCAGGCGGAGCCACACAGCAGCTTCGAGGAGCTG aacaatgagaacaagaGCGCACTGCAGTTGGAGCCGCAAGTAAAGGAGTTGAAGATGCTGGGCGAGCTGAAAGACACG GAGCACCTGGAAGCTACCAGCCAGCAGAAACAGCAGTTAAAGCCAGGTTGA
- the LOC715289 gene encoding golgin subfamily A member 6-like protein 9 isoform X2, producing MMSEKTRQGKFTAAKKKLKEYWKRKSPGVPAGANRKKKINGSSPDTAAFGGYHSPADSATGVYGEGPVSSSTLKDLEGPFALCFGQVRTLKEEKKREIHRVQKLGRSLFKLKHQRAEPQAPDPPAGPSEVEQLQDETKHLRKELESLGRQLQAEVENNQMLNLLNRRQEERLQEQEERLHEQEERLSGQEERIREQEERIREQEERIHEQEERLWEQKWLPEQERLLEQVEKLLEQERWQEEQERLLEQVEELLEQERLREQDERLREQERLLEQVEKLLERERRQEEQKRLLEEEQLLDQVEEMLEQERLREEDQRLWEQETLRELERMLELGWEALYEQQAEPHSSFEELNNENKSALQLEPQVKELKMLGELKDTKRWRRTSGQ from the exons ATGATGTCAGAAAAAACACGACAGGGAAAATTCACCGCAGCCAAGAAAAAG TTAAAAGAATATTGGAAGAGGAAGAGCCCTGGCGTTCCAGCAGGAGctaacaggaaaaagaaaatcaatggcAGTAGCCCTGACACAGCCGCTTTTGGTGGTTACCACTCACCTGCGGAT TCAGCAACAGGTGTCTACGGGGAGGGCCCTGTGTCATCTTCTACCCTGAAAGATCTAGAG GGCCCTTTCGCCCTGTGCTTTGGACAGGTTCGCACattgaaggaggagaagaagcgTGAGATACATCGGGTACAGAAGCTTGGGAGGAGCTTGTTCAAACTCAAACACCAGAGGG CTGAACCCCAGGCCCCAGATCCCCCAGCAGGGCCCTCTGAGGTGGAACAGCTGCAAGATGAGACCAAACACCTAAGGAAGGAGCTGGAGAGTCTGGGAAGACAgctccaggctgaggtggaaaaCAATCAGATGTTGAATCTCCTGAACAGGAGACAGGAGGAGAGGctgcaggagcaggaggagaggctacatgagcaggaggagaggctatctgggcaggaggagaggatacgtgagcaggaggagaggatacgtgagcaggaggagaggatacatgagcaggaggagaggctaTGGGAGCAGAAGTGGCTGCCAGAGCAGGAGAGGCTCTTGGAGCAGGTGGAGAAGCTATTGGAACAGGAGAGGTGGCAGGAGGAACAGGAGAGGCTGCTGGAGCAGGTGGAGGAACTGTTGGAACAGGAGAGGTTGCGGGAGCAGGATGAGAGACTGCGGGAGCAGGAGAGGCTGCTGGAGCAGGTGGAGAAGCTTTTGGAACGGGAGAGGCGACAGGAGGAGCAGAAGAGGCTGCTGGAGGAGGAGCAGCTGCTGGACCAAGTGGAGGAGATGCTGGAACAGGAGAGGCTGCGGGAGGAAGATCAGAGGCTGTGGGAGCAGGAGACACTGCGGGAGCTGGAGAGGATGCTGGAGCTGGGGTGGGAAGCCCTCTACGAGCAGCAGGCGGAGCCACACAGCAGCTTCGAGGAGCTG aacaatgagaacaagaGCGCACTGCAGTTGGAGCCGCAAGTAAAGGAGTTGAAGATGCTGGGCGAGCTGAAAGACACG AAGAGATGGAGGAGGACATCTggacagtga